The stretch of DNA CGGACGGCCGGCAGGCGATTTGCCTGATCGAGACCATGCTTCCTCCGGCCCTGATTCTGCTCGATGTCATTCTTCCCTATGTGAACGGATTCGAGCTCTTGATCGCACTTCGGTTGAATCCCGATTGGAAGCATGTGCCGATCATCATGGTCAGTGCCGATTCCTGCGCGGCGGACATCGAGCGCGCATTGGCTCACGGGGCCACCGACTATGTGGTGAAAACGGCCGGCATAGAGGAAGTGATGCGCAAGGTCCGGCGCGCGCTGTCCTCCGTCGTCGTGGACGCTCCCCCTGCGGTCACTGAGGCGCCGGTGCGCCCAATGCCGACACGTCCGCGACGGAGAACCGCGCGCGCGGCGTCCGTCCGCAACGAAACGGAACGGACGAACCGCATGACCGGGCGTACCAACGCCTCTGGACGGATCATTCTGCTGGTCGAAGATCAAGAAGATACCGCCTGTTTGCTCGAATTCGTGCTACAAAAGAATGGGTACCGGGTCATTCACTCCAACACCGGCGAACATGCCAGACGTCTGATCACCACGATGGCACCACCGGATGCGGTCTTACTGGATGTCCACCTACCCGATATAAGCGGACTCGATCTACTTGTGCACCTGCGCGAACAGGAGCAGTG from Nitrospira sp. encodes:
- a CDS encoding response regulator, giving the protein MTPTILSIEDEQDTSALLKSVLERDGYHVVHAADGRQAICLIETMLPPALILLDVILPYVNGFELLIALRLNPDWKHVPIIMVSADSCAADIERALAHGATDYVVKTAGIEEVMRKVRRALSSVVVDAPPAVTEAPVRPMPTRPRRRTARAASVRNETERTNRMTGRTNASGRIILLVEDQEDTACLLEFVLQKNGYRVIHSNTGEHARRLITTMAPPDAVLLDVHLPDISGLDLLVHLREQEQWKNIPVAMLTADTDSLDMRRAALLGANDYIIKPVSPTQLATRLNRLLRGSHTRQNRVA